The Vicinamibacterales bacterium genome contains a region encoding:
- the trmD gene encoding tRNA (guanosine(37)-N1)-methyltransferase TrmD → MTFDIVTIFPAMVEAGLAEGVVGRARSRGVLDIRVHDLRAFTVDRHHVVDDVPFGGGPGMVMKAEPFYAAVQAIRAARGGGCRVVLTSPAGRRFDQAAAESMARDAGVIWLCGRYEGVDDRVVEAVGAEEWSIGDYVLSGGELPALVMVDAIARLVPGVVGDERSVANDSFTAGQLDHPHYTRPSVWRGRAVPDVLVSGHHGAIARWRHEAAASRTRARRPDLSGGSARVEEGKGEES, encoded by the coding sequence GTGACGTTCGACATCGTCACGATCTTCCCCGCGATGGTGGAGGCGGGACTGGCCGAGGGCGTCGTCGGCCGGGCGCGCAGCCGGGGCGTGTTGGACATCCGCGTGCACGACCTCAGGGCGTTCACCGTCGACAGGCACCACGTGGTCGACGACGTGCCGTTCGGGGGCGGGCCGGGGATGGTGATGAAGGCGGAGCCGTTCTACGCCGCGGTCCAGGCGATTCGGGCGGCGCGGGGCGGCGGCTGCCGGGTGGTGCTGACATCGCCCGCCGGTCGGCGGTTCGATCAGGCGGCGGCGGAGTCGATGGCGCGGGACGCGGGCGTCATCTGGCTGTGCGGCCGCTACGAAGGCGTCGACGACCGTGTCGTCGAGGCGGTGGGCGCGGAGGAGTGGTCGATTGGCGACTACGTCCTCAGCGGCGGAGAGTTGCCGGCGCTGGTCATGGTGGACGCCATCGCCAGGCTGGTGCCGGGAGTGGTCGGGGACGAGCGGTCGGTGGCGAACGACTCGTTCACGGCAGGGCAGCTGGACCACCCGCACTACACACGGCCGTCCGTGTGGCGGGGACGGGCCGTGCCGGACGTATTGGTGTCGGGACACCACGGAGCCATCGCGCGGTGGCGCCACGAGGCCGCGGCATCGCGAACGCGGGCGCGCCGTCCGGATCTCTCGGGCGGGTCGGCGCGAGTCGAGGAAGGGAAGGGCGAGGAATCATGA
- the rplS gene encoding 50S ribosomal protein L19, with the protein MNAVELIEKSQTVSRPAMQAGDTVKVHVRVKEGDKERVQIFEGIVINLRRGGTRASFTVRKVSFGQGVERIFPLHSPVIQKIDVVRSAKVRRAKLYFLRGLKGKAARMKEVRKTTA; encoded by the coding sequence ATGAACGCAGTGGAGCTCATCGAGAAGAGCCAGACGGTGTCGCGACCCGCGATGCAGGCTGGCGACACGGTCAAGGTGCACGTGCGCGTCAAGGAAGGCGACAAGGAGCGCGTGCAGATCTTCGAAGGGATCGTGATCAACCTGCGCCGGGGCGGGACGCGGGCGTCCTTCACCGTGCGGAAGGTGTCGTTCGGCCAGGGCGTCGAACGGATCTTCCCGCTCCATTCGCCGGTCATCCAGAAGATCGACGTCGTGCGCTCGGCGAAGGTCCGGCGCGCGAAGCTGTACTTCCTGCGCGGCCTCAAGGGCAAGGCCGCGCGCATGAAGGAAGTCCGCAAGACCACGGCCTAG
- the rpsP gene encoding 30S ribosomal protein S16 has translation MLVIRMRRTGSKKRPHYRVVVTERRTPREGGFIETLGFYNPRTKPAVVDVNKARIQHWIAQGAQPSDSVRTLLARHVTRDLGAVAVVEADQTAQG, from the coding sequence ATGCTCGTGATTCGCATGCGTCGGACGGGGTCGAAGAAGCGCCCCCACTACCGGGTGGTCGTGACGGAGCGGCGGACGCCGCGGGAGGGCGGCTTCATCGAAACCCTCGGCTTCTACAACCCGCGCACCAAGCCGGCCGTCGTCGACGTGAACAAGGCGCGCATCCAGCACTGGATCGCGCAGGGCGCGCAGCCATCGGACTCGGTCCGCACGCTGCTGGCCCGGCACGTCACCCGGGATCTGGGCGCGGTGGCCGTGGTCGAGGCCGACCAGACGGCCCAGGGCTGA
- the rimM gene encoding ribosome maturation factor RimM (Essential for efficient processing of 16S rRNA) codes for MSNSISATRPASGEHDAWDDMLLVGIVARTHGNKGEVIVNPTTDFPEDRFGAGAALWGRAPGRPEIEPLEVRCFRMHAGRPVVGFRGSTTISEAERFASWELRVPASARRELPAHVYYHHDLVGCDVQTAAGEDVGRVRAVEGDGMAVRLVVAASRGDVLIPLAQEFCSVDVAARRIVVDAPDGLLDVNGPWRG; via the coding sequence GTGTCCAACTCGATATCCGCGACACGGCCGGCGAGCGGTGAGCACGACGCGTGGGACGACATGCTCCTCGTGGGCATCGTCGCGCGCACGCACGGCAACAAGGGCGAGGTCATCGTCAATCCGACGACCGACTTCCCTGAGGATCGGTTCGGCGCCGGCGCCGCCCTGTGGGGACGGGCGCCCGGCCGCCCGGAGATCGAGCCGTTGGAGGTCAGGTGCTTCCGGATGCACGCCGGCCGGCCCGTCGTCGGCTTCCGGGGCTCGACGACGATCAGCGAGGCCGAGCGGTTCGCATCGTGGGAACTCCGGGTGCCGGCGTCGGCGCGGCGGGAGTTGCCAGCGCACGTCTACTACCACCACGACCTCGTCGGATGCGACGTGCAGACGGCGGCGGGGGAAGACGTGGGGAGGGTCCGGGCCGTGGAGGGTGACGGCATGGCGGTACGGCTGGTCGTGGCGGCTTCCCGCGGCGACGTGCTGATCCCGCTGGCCCAGGAGTTCTGCAGTGTCGACGTGGCGGCCCGCCGGATCGTGGTGGACGCACCGGACGGACTGCTCGACGTGAATGGCCCCTGGCGAGGATGA
- a CDS encoding tetratricopeptide repeat protein gives MAPFDREGALKRAEKALRLGKVDAAIDEYQAIVLAQPRDWNSANALGDLFVRSGQLDKGIEQYTRIADHLADEGFYPKAAALFKKILKVKTNDEYALIRSGDVAAKQGLLADAKAAYQTVADRRRKIGNIRGAAEMTVRLGMVDPEDFAARFQAAKAARDLGDTETAVRELRAVGDWFAQEGRAEDASSAYRDLLELDPTDDEVRGKALASDLALGEFARAQAWASTPDELRQVAQALDAAGQKAEALAVLGRVAEMDAGDVEARVRLVRAYVDSGDLEAARRYLSAEVAQQDPSLWMVMAEGELRAGRLDEGRAAVASALQADPGQRETAIAMACRLAETDADLAYPAIEAVADGAVADADYAAAAAALHEFVTRVRHHIVALMRLVEICVDGGLEATMYSAQAQLADAYLEAGRGLEARIISEDLVAREPWDRANIERFRRALEMLGEADPDAIIADRLSGDSPFMATDKLDLNEGVTFDEPAETPAAVDVAAEDLTAALDPVAAAPPRTSGGRRGAKAEAPADGRAQDDGLAAEQLRLGLTYRDMGMADDAIQALELASRSAKQRFEAASVLGRLLVERGNQRGALEWFERAAEAPAPTVEAGRALLYDLGSVLEDLGDAARALAVFGELEADSRGFRDVRARMERLSRVQVRG, from the coding sequence GTGGCGCCATTCGATCGCGAAGGAGCCCTGAAGCGAGCCGAGAAGGCTCTCCGGCTGGGAAAAGTCGACGCGGCCATCGACGAGTACCAAGCCATCGTCCTCGCCCAGCCGCGGGACTGGAACAGCGCCAACGCCCTGGGCGACCTCTTCGTCCGGTCGGGCCAGCTCGACAAGGGCATCGAGCAGTACACCCGGATCGCCGACCACCTCGCCGATGAGGGCTTCTACCCGAAGGCGGCCGCCCTCTTCAAGAAGATCCTCAAGGTCAAGACCAACGACGAATACGCCCTGATCCGGTCCGGCGACGTCGCCGCCAAACAGGGGCTCCTCGCCGACGCCAAGGCCGCCTACCAGACGGTCGCCGACCGGCGCCGGAAGATCGGCAACATCCGCGGCGCCGCCGAGATGACGGTGCGCCTGGGGATGGTCGACCCCGAGGACTTCGCCGCCAGATTCCAGGCCGCCAAGGCGGCCCGCGACCTGGGCGACACCGAGACCGCGGTGCGTGAACTCCGGGCGGTCGGCGACTGGTTCGCCCAGGAAGGGCGCGCCGAGGATGCCTCGTCGGCCTATCGCGACCTGCTCGAGCTGGACCCGACCGACGACGAGGTGCGTGGCAAGGCCCTCGCCTCGGATCTCGCCCTCGGCGAGTTCGCCCGTGCGCAGGCGTGGGCGTCCACGCCGGACGAACTGCGCCAGGTCGCCCAGGCGCTCGATGCCGCCGGCCAGAAGGCCGAGGCGCTGGCGGTGCTCGGCCGGGTGGCCGAGATGGACGCCGGGGACGTGGAGGCGCGGGTGCGCCTCGTGAGGGCGTATGTCGACTCCGGAGACCTGGAGGCGGCACGCCGCTATCTGTCGGCCGAGGTCGCCCAGCAGGACCCGTCACTGTGGATGGTGATGGCCGAGGGCGAACTGCGCGCCGGCCGGCTCGACGAGGGCCGCGCCGCCGTCGCCAGCGCGCTCCAGGCCGATCCCGGCCAGCGCGAGACCGCCATCGCGATGGCGTGCCGCCTGGCGGAGACCGACGCCGACCTGGCCTACCCGGCCATCGAGGCCGTGGCAGACGGCGCCGTGGCCGACGCCGACTACGCCGCCGCCGCGGCGGCCCTCCACGAGTTCGTGACCCGCGTCCGCCACCACATCGTGGCGCTGATGCGCCTGGTGGAGATCTGCGTCGACGGAGGCCTGGAGGCCACGATGTACTCGGCGCAGGCGCAGCTCGCCGACGCCTATCTCGAGGCCGGCCGCGGACTCGAGGCGCGCATCATCAGCGAGGATCTCGTGGCCCGCGAGCCGTGGGACCGCGCGAACATCGAGCGCTTCCGGCGCGCGCTGGAGATGCTGGGCGAGGCGGACCCGGACGCGATCATCGCCGACCGGCTCAGCGGCGACAGCCCCTTCATGGCCACCGACAAGCTGGACCTCAACGAGGGCGTCACCTTCGACGAACCCGCCGAGACGCCGGCGGCTGTCGACGTGGCCGCGGAGGACCTGACGGCGGCCCTGGACCCGGTGGCGGCGGCGCCGCCCAGGACTTCGGGGGGACGCCGCGGCGCGAAGGCGGAGGCGCCGGCGGACGGCCGTGCGCAGGACGACGGACTGGCCGCCGAGCAGCTCCGGCTCGGCCTCACGTACCGCGACATGGGCATGGCGGACGACGCCATCCAGGCGCTCGAGCTGGCGTCCCGGTCCGCCAAGCAGCGGTTCGAGGCGGCGTCGGTGCTCGGCCGGCTGCTGGTCGAACGCGGCAACCAGCGCGGCGCCCTGGAGTGGTTCGAGCGCGCGGCCGAGGCTCCGGCGCCCACCGTCGAGGCCGGACGCGCCCTGCTCTACGACCTCGGGAGCGTCCTCGAGGATCTGGGCGACGCCGCCCGGGCACTGGCGGTCTTCGGCGAGCTCGAGGCCGACTCGCGCGGGTTCCGCGACGTGCGCGCCCGCATGGAACGCCTCAGCCGCGTGCAGGTCCGCGGGTAG
- the ffh gene encoding signal recognition particle protein, producing the protein MFDALSTRLQDVFQSLRGEVRLTPEATERVLREIRVALIEADVNLQVVKAFVDRVRDRASGQDVQESLNPDQQVVKIVRDELLGLFGDAKGGLTTGASRPTVVLMLGLQGSGKTTTTGKLARMLARQGRFPLVVSTDVRRPAAIEQLSVVASKAGVRVFNPAGDLDPVSRARGALAEARNTGRDVLIVDTAGRLHIDDELMQELVAIKQAVQPSDLLYVADAMTGQDAIKSAGEFNRQVGVTGVVLSKVDGDARGGAALSVVSVVGVPIAFVGEGERLEDLDTFHADRFVSRLLGMGDVLSLIEKAEEVVDESAAASLEEKIRKNTFSLGDFRDQLRTIRRMGPLEHIMKLLPGMGQLKELGAQKPDERQLRRVEAIINSMTPEEREHAEVIDGSRRKRIARGSGTAVEDVNRLLKQYNEMRKMLKMVGQMTGEAVPEAPKKRKKKGPFSLMR; encoded by the coding sequence ATGTTCGACGCCCTGAGCACCCGTCTCCAAGACGTCTTCCAGTCGCTGCGGGGTGAGGTCCGCCTCACCCCCGAGGCGACCGAACGCGTGCTGCGCGAGATCCGGGTCGCCCTGATCGAAGCGGACGTCAACCTGCAGGTCGTCAAGGCGTTCGTCGACCGGGTGCGCGATCGCGCGTCGGGCCAGGACGTGCAGGAGTCGCTCAATCCCGACCAGCAGGTCGTCAAGATCGTCCGAGACGAACTGCTCGGCCTGTTCGGGGATGCCAAGGGCGGCCTCACGACGGGCGCCAGCCGCCCAACGGTCGTCCTCATGCTCGGCTTGCAGGGGTCGGGCAAGACCACGACCACTGGGAAGCTCGCGCGGATGCTCGCCCGGCAGGGCCGATTTCCGTTGGTGGTCTCGACCGACGTCCGCCGGCCCGCTGCCATCGAGCAGCTGTCGGTCGTGGCGTCGAAGGCCGGCGTCCGGGTGTTCAACCCGGCCGGCGACCTCGACCCGGTGTCGCGCGCCAGGGGGGCGCTCGCCGAGGCCCGTAACACCGGACGCGACGTCCTCATCGTCGACACCGCCGGCCGTCTGCACATCGACGACGAGCTGATGCAGGAGCTCGTCGCGATCAAGCAGGCCGTGCAGCCGTCCGACCTGCTCTACGTGGCCGACGCGATGACCGGCCAGGACGCCATCAAGAGCGCCGGCGAATTCAACCGCCAGGTGGGCGTCACGGGTGTCGTCCTGTCGAAGGTGGACGGCGATGCCCGGGGCGGCGCGGCGCTGTCGGTGGTCTCGGTCGTGGGCGTCCCGATCGCGTTCGTGGGCGAGGGCGAGCGCCTCGAGGATCTCGATACCTTCCATGCCGACCGCTTCGTGTCGCGCCTGCTCGGCATGGGCGACGTCCTGTCGCTCATCGAGAAGGCGGAGGAGGTCGTCGACGAGTCGGCGGCCGCGTCGCTCGAAGAGAAGATCCGCAAGAACACCTTCAGCCTCGGGGACTTCCGCGACCAGCTGCGGACCATCCGGCGGATGGGCCCGCTCGAGCACATCATGAAGCTGCTGCCCGGCATGGGGCAGCTGAAGGAGCTCGGCGCGCAGAAGCCCGACGAGCGGCAGCTCCGCCGGGTCGAGGCCATCATCAACTCGATGACGCCCGAGGAGCGCGAACACGCCGAGGTGATCGACGGCAGCCGCCGCAAGCGGATCGCCCGTGGCAGCGGCACCGCGGTGGAAGACGTCAACCGCCTGCTCAAGCAGTACAACGAGATGCGGAAGATGCTGAAGATGGTGGGCCAGATGACGGGCGAGGCCGTGCCCGAGGCCCCGAAGAAGCGGAAGAAGAAAGGGCCGTTCAGCCTGATGCGCTAG
- a CDS encoding riboflavin synthase translates to MFTGIVESVGSLAEIKPMAGGYRVRIETSLAAETNPGDSLAVSGVCLTALVAADGGVHADIGPETARITTLGSLTRGQRVNLERPLQSGARLGGHFVLGHVDGIGVVDEVRQEGESRWITVAFPPSLAALFIRKGSVAVDGVSLTVAGLDERRFDIQVIPFTLAHTTLADLKRGDRVNLECDVLGKYVQRAIETSGLPQAQKR, encoded by the coding sequence ATGTTCACTGGGATCGTTGAAAGCGTCGGCTCCCTCGCCGAGATCAAGCCGATGGCTGGCGGCTACCGTGTCCGGATCGAAACGAGCCTCGCGGCCGAGACGAATCCCGGCGACAGCCTGGCCGTGTCGGGTGTGTGCCTGACGGCGCTCGTCGCCGCCGACGGCGGCGTTCACGCGGACATCGGGCCCGAAACCGCGCGGATCACCACCCTCGGGAGCCTGACACGCGGCCAGCGCGTGAACCTCGAACGTCCGCTGCAGAGTGGCGCCCGCCTCGGGGGCCACTTCGTGCTCGGGCACGTAGACGGCATTGGCGTGGTCGACGAGGTGCGGCAGGAAGGCGAGAGCCGGTGGATCACGGTGGCGTTTCCGCCGTCGCTGGCGGCGCTCTTCATTCGCAAGGGCAGCGTGGCCGTCGACGGTGTGAGCCTCACCGTGGCTGGACTGGACGAGCGGCGCTTCGACATCCAGGTCATTCCTTTCACCCTCGCGCACACCACGCTCGCCGACTTGAAGCGCGGCGATCGCGTGAATCTCGAGTGCGACGTGCTCGGCAAGTACGTCCAGCGCGCGATCGAGACGTCGGGCCTTCCACAGGCACAGAAACGGTAA
- a CDS encoding KH domain-containing protein → MAELKTLVETVAKALADEPDAVEVVQGERRGGLRFELRVAPGDLGRVIGRQGRTAAALRTLLAAAADVDGQRVQLDIRDTAGER, encoded by the coding sequence GTGGCCGAGCTGAAGACTCTCGTGGAGACGGTGGCGAAGGCCCTGGCCGACGAGCCCGACGCCGTCGAGGTCGTGCAGGGGGAGCGGCGGGGCGGCCTCCGGTTCGAACTGCGCGTGGCGCCGGGAGACCTGGGCCGCGTGATCGGACGGCAGGGGCGGACCGCGGCAGCGCTGCGGACCTTGCTGGCGGCCGCGGCGGACGTGGACGGGCAGCGTGTCCAACTCGATATCCGCGACACGGCCGGCGAGCGGTGA
- a CDS encoding helix-turn-helix domain-containing protein, with amino-acid sequence MSFDATADFGSALRLAREQAGRSIRDVADATKLGARTLEALERNQVERLPPGIFRRAVVRAYAKEVGLDPEAVLRAFLERHPDDLPPPGRPVGPVADLPAGPRGRPAILWTAVVIGLVLAIVVAVLLWWPRASGASGDHPPSPAGRAGRQASGEGVTT; translated from the coding sequence ATGTCCTTCGACGCCACCGCCGATTTCGGCTCCGCCCTGCGCCTCGCGCGTGAGCAGGCGGGCCGTTCGATCCGCGACGTGGCGGACGCGACGAAGCTGGGAGCGCGCACGCTCGAGGCGCTGGAGCGCAACCAGGTCGAGCGCCTGCCGCCCGGGATCTTCCGCAGAGCGGTCGTGCGTGCGTATGCGAAAGAAGTCGGTCTCGATCCCGAGGCCGTGTTGCGTGCCTTCCTGGAGCGGCATCCGGACGATCTGCCGCCGCCGGGACGCCCGGTCGGACCGGTCGCGGACCTTCCGGCCGGCCCCCGTGGTCGGCCGGCGATCCTCTGGACGGCTGTCGTCATTGGCCTCGTCCTCGCGATCGTCGTGGCGGTGTTGCTGTGGTGGCCGCGGGCGTCCGGCGCGAGTGGCGACCACCCGCCCTCCCCGGCAGGCCGGGCGGGACGACAGGCGAGCGGAGAGGGAGTGACGACCTGA
- a CDS encoding bifunctional 3,4-dihydroxy-2-butanone-4-phosphate synthase/GTP cyclohydrolase II, with the protein MAKTSSRKTTGRARTTPAGRQTRRRPAASVGSFAAVEDAVAAIRRGDMVIVVDDEDRENEGDLTIAAEKVTPEVINFMMTHGRGFICLPMTGDRLDELEIPLQVPAGRNTTNFGTAFCIGIEARRGVTTGISAADRARTIRTAIDPKTKPADLARPGHVLPLRARDGGVLVRAGQTEAAVDLARAAGLYPAGVICEIAKADGSMARVPDLLRFARRHRLPMITVADLIRYRMRTERLVTRAAVASLPTIHGRFRIYAYESPLDGETHVALVCGDIGDGENVLVRVHSKCLTGDVFHSARCDCGPQLDAAMQRIAAEGRGVLLYLNQEGRGIGLANKVKAYALQDEGFDTVEANERLGFKPDQRDYGIGAQVLRDLGVRTMRLLTNNPRKFIGLQGYGLSVVASVPLEIPPSETTRKYLRTKKEKLGHRLTKV; encoded by the coding sequence ATGGCCAAGACCTCCAGCCGCAAGACCACCGGGCGCGCGCGCACGACCCCCGCCGGTCGCCAGACACGCCGCCGCCCCGCCGCCTCCGTCGGGTCGTTCGCGGCGGTCGAGGACGCCGTGGCGGCCATTCGGCGCGGCGACATGGTGATCGTCGTCGACGACGAGGACCGGGAGAACGAAGGCGACCTGACCATCGCGGCGGAGAAGGTCACGCCGGAGGTCATCAACTTCATGATGACCCACGGACGCGGCTTCATCTGCCTGCCGATGACGGGGGACCGGCTGGACGAGCTCGAGATCCCGCTCCAGGTGCCGGCCGGGCGCAACACCACGAATTTCGGCACCGCCTTCTGCATCGGCATCGAGGCACGGCGCGGCGTGACGACCGGCATCTCTGCGGCGGACCGCGCCAGGACGATCCGGACCGCGATCGACCCGAAGACGAAGCCCGCCGATCTGGCCCGGCCCGGGCACGTGCTGCCGCTCCGGGCCCGCGACGGCGGCGTGCTCGTGCGGGCCGGCCAGACCGAAGCCGCGGTGGACCTGGCCCGCGCGGCCGGGCTGTACCCCGCGGGCGTCATCTGCGAGATCGCGAAAGCCGACGGATCGATGGCCCGCGTCCCCGACCTGCTCCGCTTCGCGCGCCGCCACCGCCTGCCCATGATCACGGTGGCGGATCTGATTCGCTACCGGATGCGGACCGAGCGCCTGGTCACGAGGGCGGCGGTGGCCAGCCTGCCGACGATTCACGGGCGTTTCCGGATCTACGCCTACGAGAGTCCGCTGGACGGCGAGACGCACGTGGCGCTGGTGTGCGGCGACATCGGCGACGGCGAGAACGTGCTCGTCCGGGTGCACTCCAAGTGCCTGACCGGAGACGTCTTCCACTCGGCGCGGTGCGACTGCGGACCGCAGCTGGACGCGGCGATGCAGCGCATCGCGGCCGAGGGCCGAGGCGTCCTGCTCTACCTGAACCAGGAGGGGCGGGGCATCGGCCTGGCCAACAAGGTCAAGGCCTACGCCCTCCAGGACGAGGGGTTCGACACGGTGGAGGCCAACGAGCGCCTGGGGTTCAAGCCCGACCAGCGGGACTACGGGATCGGCGCGCAAGTGCTCCGGGACCTCGGCGTGCGGACGATGCGCCTGCTCACGAACAACCCGCGAAAGTTCATCGGTCTGCAGGGGTACGGGCTGTCGGTGGTCGCCTCGGTGCCGCTCGAGATCCCGCCGTCCGAGACGACCAGGAAATACCTCCGGACCAAGAAGGAAAAGCTCGGACACCGCCTCACCAAGGTTTGA
- the nagZ gene encoding beta-N-acetylhexosaminidase, giving the protein MPLPLRRRAGQVLIGSFTGRTVPVELVSLAREFDLGGVTMFARNVESPEQVLDLSVAIEALGRDAPAWVAVDQEGGRVARLRTPFTVWPPMATLGRSDVPALADRFARALGRELHAVGITLDFAPVLDLGTNPANTVIGDRALSADAARAGALGATIVRALQAEGIAACGKHFPGHGDTQADSHAELPLVEHAPDRLRAVEFEPFRQAIAAGVAGVMTAHVLVPAIDEERPGTLSSAVVGLLRGELGFEGMVMSDDLEMGALAARWSPAEAAVEALRAGCDGALICSGSVDVQAAALEAIVKAVESGYLPLARLEDAAARLARQKHRFLGRDRGTARARATELKAVVGCEAHQLVAAEMAAFA; this is encoded by the coding sequence ATGCCGCTGCCGCTTCGACGACGCGCAGGCCAGGTGCTCATCGGCAGCTTCACCGGCAGGACGGTTCCCGTCGAGCTCGTCTCGCTGGCGCGCGAGTTCGACCTCGGGGGCGTCACGATGTTCGCGCGCAACGTCGAGAGCCCCGAGCAGGTGCTCGACCTCTCGGTCGCAATCGAAGCGCTGGGGCGGGACGCTCCCGCCTGGGTCGCCGTCGATCAGGAGGGCGGTCGCGTCGCGCGGCTGCGGACGCCCTTCACCGTGTGGCCGCCGATGGCGACCCTCGGCCGCTCCGACGTGCCGGCGCTGGCGGACCGGTTCGCGCGGGCGCTCGGCCGCGAGCTCCACGCCGTGGGCATCACACTCGACTTCGCGCCCGTGCTCGACCTGGGGACGAATCCCGCGAACACCGTGATCGGCGACCGCGCGCTGTCGGCCGATGCCGCCAGGGCGGGCGCCCTGGGCGCCACCATCGTCCGGGCGCTCCAGGCGGAAGGCATCGCCGCGTGTGGCAAGCACTTTCCCGGGCATGGCGACACGCAGGCGGACTCCCATGCCGAGCTGCCGCTCGTGGAGCACGCGCCGGACCGCCTCCGCGCGGTCGAGTTCGAGCCGTTCAGGCAGGCCATCGCTGCCGGCGTGGCGGGCGTGATGACGGCGCACGTCCTGGTCCCGGCGATCGACGAGGAACGCCCCGGCACGCTCTCGTCCGCCGTCGTGGGCTTGCTGCGCGGAGAGCTCGGGTTCGAGGGGATGGTGATGAGCGACGACTTGGAGATGGGCGCGTTGGCCGCGCGATGGTCGCCGGCCGAAGCGGCGGTGGAAGCCCTGCGCGCCGGCTGTGACGGCGCCCTCATCTGCAGCGGCTCGGTGGACGTCCAGGCCGCTGCGCTCGAGGCCATCGTGAAGGCCGTCGAGTCCGGATACCTTCCGCTGGCGCGGCTCGAGGACGCGGCGGCGCGCCTTGCCCGACAGAAGCACCGCTTCCTGGGCCGTGACCGCGGGACGGCTCGCGCGCGGGCCACGGAGTTGAAGGCGGTTGTCGGGTGTGAGGCCCACCAGCTCGTCGCGGCTGAAATGGCGGCGTTCGCGTGA
- a CDS encoding thiamine phosphate synthase, which produces MSAHRPSPRVMVVSDRRRLARAAGGDECLGPDLLVRQAAAAAEAGAHYFQLRERDLDAAVLVALATRIRDVVAGRLVVLVNDRADVAAAARVGVHLTAGSLPAGRLRGWMPPSAPITRAVHTPAEAAASGPVDLVIAGTLASSASKAPGHPVLGADGLSAIALASAAPVLAIGGLLASDWPWLSAAGAVGWAAIGAFLPRPGESVEAAAARGVGGVVD; this is translated from the coding sequence GTGAGCGCCCATCGCCCGTCTCCACGGGTGATGGTGGTGAGCGACCGCCGCCGCCTGGCGCGGGCCGCCGGCGGCGACGAGTGCCTGGGCCCCGACCTTCTCGTTCGCCAGGCCGCAGCGGCGGCCGAAGCCGGCGCGCACTACTTCCAGCTGCGGGAACGGGACCTCGACGCCGCGGTCCTGGTCGCGCTGGCGACGCGGATACGCGACGTCGTCGCGGGACGCCTCGTGGTGCTCGTCAACGACCGTGCCGACGTGGCCGCCGCCGCGCGGGTCGGCGTGCACCTGACCGCGGGCTCGTTGCCCGCCGGCCGCCTGCGTGGCTGGATGCCGCCGTCCGCGCCGATCACGCGCGCCGTGCACACCCCGGCAGAGGCCGCGGCCAGCGGGCCCGTGGACCTCGTGATCGCGGGGACGCTGGCGTCCTCGGCCTCGAAGGCGCCCGGTCATCCCGTGCTGGGCGCCGATGGCCTCAGTGCGATCGCCCTGGCGAGCGCCGCGCCGGTCCTGGCGATCGGCGGGCTCTTGGCCAGCGACTGGCCCTGGCTGTCCGCCGCCGGGGCAGTCGGGTGGGCGGCGATCGGGGCCTTCCTGCCACGGCCGGGCGAGAGCGTCGAGGCGGCGGCCGCGCGCGGCGTGGGCGGCGTCGTTGACTGA
- a CDS encoding ribonuclease HII: MARARARRTIENAYRRFGFVHVAGVDEVGRGCLAGPVMAAAVVLHPDRHVPGVADSKALTAAARERLYDLITARAVAWAVGLADPPEIDRDNIHRASLRAMARAVAGLTPVPDLVLVDAFRIEGLPMAQCAVVGGDRRSAAIAAASIVAKVTRDRLMNELHRADSRYGFDQHKGYATQAHLTAVGQHGFSAAHRRSFKPASLFDTLD; this comes from the coding sequence ATGGCGAGGGCCCGGGCCCGGCGGACCATCGAGAACGCCTACCGGCGTTTCGGGTTCGTGCACGTGGCCGGCGTGGACGAGGTCGGCCGGGGCTGCCTGGCTGGCCCGGTCATGGCCGCCGCCGTGGTGCTGCACCCCGACCGCCACGTCCCCGGGGTGGCGGATTCCAAGGCCCTCACGGCCGCGGCGCGTGAACGCCTCTACGATCTCATCACCGCCAGAGCCGTCGCCTGGGCCGTCGGCCTGGCGGACCCGCCGGAAATCGACCGCGACAACATCCATCGCGCGTCATTGCGCGCGATGGCACGGGCCGTCGCCGGACTGACCCCGGTACCCGACCTGGTGCTCGTGGACGCCTTCAGAATCGAAGGGCTTCCGATGGCCCAATGCGCCGTCGTCGGGGGGGATCGGCGGTCCGCCGCCATCGCCGCCGCGTCGATCGTGGCCAAGGTCACACGCGACCGACTCATGAACGAGCTCCATCGCGCCGATAGCCGGTATGGCTTCGACCAGCACAAGGGGTACGCCACGCAGGCGCACCTCACGGCGGTCGGCCAGCATGGATTCTCCGCGGCGCACCGGCGCTCGTTCAAGCCGGCGTCGCTGTTTGATACTCTGGACTGA